In Eulemur rufifrons isolate Redbay chromosome 3, OSU_ERuf_1, whole genome shotgun sequence, a single window of DNA contains:
- the WHAMM gene encoding WASP homolog-associated protein with actin, membranes and microtubules gives MSRFGPSWALGCEGAWPGRAEPSGRWPPAAMEYEQPDSLEGWVPVREDLFAEPERHQLRFLVAWNDAEGKFAVTCHDRTAQRRRHKGSRPEPEREAAAPPPSWAGLLSAAGLRGAHRQLAALWPPLEHCFPRLPPELDAGGGGAWLRLGLWGLVWPARAGPGEAALQELCRQLERYLGQAADCCGGATVRDALFPAEGGAADCESLREFRERALRARWAEAGARLRQVLQGHAKANTMVALMKIYQEEDEAYQELVTAATMFFQYLLQPFRDMREVATSCKLDILKSLDEDDLGPRRIAGLQQEAKEWTRRAEEAVVSIQDITVNYFKETVKALAGMQKQMEQDGKRFGQAAWATACPRLEKLKLMLARETLQLMRATELCLNHKRAEIQRKMEDLPEQEKNIDVVDELEIQFYEIQLELFEVKFEILKNEEILLITQLDSIKRLMKEKQDEVVYYDPCESPEELKVIEREGGLQESNLEVQELSQQCQQLEARRGRLCARRAYLRNRKDRCKENHRLRLQQAEESVRYFHQHHSIQMKRDKIKEEEQKKKEWINQERQKTLQRLRAFKEKCPAQSVTKTSCSEPVAPNLPGGLSQQTSSPASPTVSVIHRASRKTRSVPLSELSNVKPPTRQDCLGNIPVQISVPVGDQTHFKSSEELSPPPPPPPPPPPPPPLPPLSLSSQAPTHRNFAFRTTVKDDQPLPLVCEPPAERPRDSLEGFQCPGSMDEVLASLREGRTPLRKAEVPAPAPPRASVNEHILAAIRQGVKLKKVYPNSGPSPSNRPTSDLESSIKAALQRIKRVSADSEEDSDEQDPGQWDR, from the exons ATGTCGCGGTTTGGGCCGTCGTGGGCCTTGGGGTGCGAAGGGGCCTGGCCCGGGCGAGCCGAGCCCTCGGGCCGCTGGCCGCCGGCCGCCATGGAGTACGAGCAGCCCGACAGCTTGGAGGGCTGGGTGCCGGTCCGCGAGGACCTCTTCGCCGAGCCCGAGCGGCACCAGCTGCGCTTCCTGGTGGCCTGGAACGACGCGGAGGGCAAGTTCGCCGTGACCTGTCACGACCGCACGGCGCAACGGCGGCGGCACAAGGGTAGCCGGCCAGAGCCCGAGCGCGAGGCCGCCGCGCCCCCGCCCAGCTGGGCTGGTCTGCTCTCGGCCGCCGGGCTCCGTGGCGCGCACCGGCAGCTGGCGGCGCTGTGGCCGCCCCTGGAGCACTGCTTCCCGCGGCTGCCGCCGGAGCTGgacgcgggcggcggcggggcctGGCTGAGACTCGGGCTGTGGGGGCTGGTGTGGCCGGCGCGCGCGGGCCCCGGCGAGGCGGCGCTGCAGGAGCTGTGTCGGCAGCTGGAGCGCTACCTGGGCCAGGCGGCCGACTGCTGCGGCGGCGCCACCGTGCGCGACGCGCTCTTCCCGGCCGAGGGTGGCGCGGCCGACTGCGAGAGCCTGCGCGAGTTCCGGGAGCGGGCCCTGCGCGCGCGGTGGGCCGAGGCGGGCGCCCGGCTGCGCCAG GTTCTTCAAGGACATGCAAAAGCCAACACCATGGTAGCATTAATGAAAATTTACCAAGAGGAAGATGAAGCGTACCAGGAATTAGTGACTGCGGCAACCATGTTCTTCCAGTATTTACTGCAGCCATTCAGGGATATGCGAGAAGTTGCAACTTCATGTAAGCTTGATATTTtg AAGTCCTTGGATGAGGATGACCTAGGTCCTAGAAGGATAGCTGGCCTGCAGCAGGAAGCCAAAGAGTGGACCAGACGGGCTGAAGAAGCTGTTGTCTCTATTCAAGATATCACAGtgaattattttaaggaaacagTAAAAGCATTGGCAG GAATGCAGAAACAAATGGAACAGGATGGGAAGAGGTttggccaggctgcctgggccaCAGCATGTCCCAGGTTAGAAAAGCTTAAGCTGATGCTAGCTCGAGAGACTCTGCAACTCATGCGAGCCACGGAGTTGTGTTTAAATCACAAAAGAGCTGAAATTCAACGAAAG ATGGAAGATCTtccagaacaagaaaaaaatatagatgttGTAGATGAACTGGAAATACAATTTTATGAAATTCAGTTAGAACTATTTGAGGTTAAATTtgagatattaaaaaatgaagaaatactgCTTATTACACAGCTGGACTCTATTAAAAGACTTAtgaaag AGAAACAGGATGAAGTTGTCTATTATGATCCATGTGAAAGCCCAGAGGAACTTAAAGTCATTGAGCGTGAAGGGGGGCTGCAGGAGAGCAATCTGGAGGTGCAGGAGCTCAGCCAGCAGTGCCAGCAGCTGGAGGCCAGACGGGGCCGGCTCTGCGCCAGAAGGGcctatctcaggaacagaaag GATCGATGCAAGGAAAATCATCGACTCAGATTGCAACAGGCTGAAGAAAGCGTACGATATTTTCATCAGCATCACAGTATTCAGATG aaaagagacaAGATAAAAGAAGAggagcagaagaaaaaagaatggataaatcAAGAACGCCAAAAAACACTCCAACGATTGAGAGCATTTAAAGAG aaatgtcCAGCTCAGTCTGTAACAAAAACCTCTTGCTCAGAACCTGTGGCTCCAAACCTGCCAGGTGGCCTTTCCCAGCAGACATCCTCGCCAGCTTCCCCGACGGTGTCAGTGATTCACCGGGCCTCTAGGAAAACCAGAAGTGTTCCTTTATCTGAACTTAGCAATGTGAAACCCCCCACGCGTCAAGACTGTCTCGGAAATATCCCTGTCCAGATTTCTGTTCCAGTTGGTGACCAAACACATTTCAAATCCAGTGAGGAATTGTCACCGCCACCTccaccgccgccgcctcctcctccaccgccccctctccctcctctgtcctTGTCCTCTCAGGCTCCAACTCATCGGAACTTCGCCTTCAGGACTACAGTAAAAGATGATCAGCCACTTCCTCTAGTGTGTGAACCACCTGCTGAGAGACCACGTGATTCCTTGGAAGGTTTCCAGTGCCCAG GATCTATGGATGAAGTGCTGGCCTCCTTAAGGGAGGGCAGAACCCCTCTCCGGAAAGCAGAGGTgcctgccccggcccctccccgaGCCTCAGTCAACGAGCACATTCTGGCTGCCATACGGCAAGGGGTCAAACTGAAGAAAGTTTACCCCAACTCTGGCCCGAGCCCCAGCAATAGACCGACCAGCGACCTCGAGAGCAGCATCAAGGCCGCGCTCCAGAGAATCAAGAGAGTGTCCGCCGACTCGGAGGAAGACAGCGATGAGCAGGACCCCGGCCAGTGGGACCGTTAA